The Nitrosospira lacus genome window below encodes:
- a CDS encoding ABC transporter ATP-binding protein — protein sequence MRTLLTYSMVFPRRSAYVLVALLAAGIAEGLSLTALLPLLSIAIGGTGDSDIGRIIVDTLQGIGIEPTIGVMLLIIVGGMLIKSLILLLANRQVGYTVAHVATTLRLEFIKALLASRWQYYLRQPIGSLANSVATEAYRAANGFEHSANVLALAMQVLVYSIVALFISWQATLTSLLIGMILLLALHRLVRATRRAGSKQTHLIRHLLTYLSDILSSVKSLKAMARDNVADAILRDQTQQLEKATRREVMSREALLALQEPILAALTASGLYLALVMWELSLPEVMVMAFLLTRILGLLNKTQRRYQQLTAQESAYWAMRAATEEAQAAAERTTGTLQPTLQQGISLKHISFDYGAKSIFRDLNIEISVKSFTTITGTSGVGKSTLLDLLCGLAEPKSGQILIDGVSLHEINLRQWRYMIGYVSQETILLHDTILNNILVGAPDLAYADAERALRQAGAWDFVNALPEGLQTVVGERGGLLSGGQRQRIAIARALAHQPLFLLLDEPTSALDPDSERIICETLQRLAQNFTIIAVSHQPAVVNAANIVYALSKGKAERLQRSPDSDDHSESLVILNVVADNT from the coding sequence ATGCGTACTCTTCTTACCTATAGCATGGTTTTTCCTCGGCGCAGCGCCTACGTGCTGGTGGCGCTGCTGGCCGCAGGCATTGCTGAGGGACTCAGTTTGACCGCTCTTCTCCCTCTACTTTCGATCGCGATAGGCGGGACGGGAGACTCGGATATCGGCCGGATTATAGTGGATACCCTGCAGGGGATTGGGATTGAACCCACAATAGGCGTCATGCTATTGATTATCGTCGGTGGCATGCTTATCAAAAGCTTGATACTGCTGTTAGCCAACAGGCAGGTTGGCTATACCGTAGCGCATGTCGCAACCACTCTGCGCCTGGAATTCATCAAGGCGCTGCTTGCCAGCCGCTGGCAATATTATTTGCGCCAACCCATAGGTTCACTTGCCAATTCGGTTGCCACAGAAGCATATCGGGCGGCAAATGGCTTTGAGCATAGCGCCAACGTTCTCGCCCTGGCAATGCAAGTGCTGGTCTATTCAATTGTGGCCTTGTTTATTTCATGGCAGGCAACCCTTACCTCTCTTCTCATCGGCATGATCCTGCTCCTGGCGCTGCACCGCCTGGTACGCGCCACTCGCAGAGCAGGCTCTAAGCAGACGCATTTGATACGTCATCTATTGACTTATCTTTCCGATATTCTCAGCTCGGTAAAATCATTAAAGGCCATGGCGCGGGACAACGTGGCCGATGCCATTCTCCGTGATCAGACCCAGCAACTGGAGAAAGCTACGCGCCGGGAAGTCATGAGCAGAGAAGCTTTATTAGCCTTGCAGGAGCCCATACTTGCCGCCTTGACGGCGAGTGGCTTATATCTGGCGCTCGTAATGTGGGAACTTTCATTACCTGAGGTAATGGTAATGGCCTTTCTGCTGACCCGTATCCTTGGCTTACTCAACAAAACACAACGGCGTTATCAACAACTCACCGCGCAGGAAAGCGCTTATTGGGCGATGCGGGCAGCGACTGAAGAAGCGCAGGCCGCAGCTGAAAGAACTACCGGGACCCTGCAACCCACCCTGCAACAGGGGATCAGCCTTAAGCATATAAGCTTCGATTATGGGGCAAAATCGATATTTCGTGATCTCAACATCGAGATATCCGTGAAATCGTTCACCACCATCACGGGAACGTCAGGGGTGGGAAAAAGCACGCTGCTCGATCTTCTCTGCGGTCTGGCTGAACCCAAGTCGGGGCAAATCCTGATCGATGGCGTATCGCTGCATGAAATTAACTTGCGTCAATGGCGATACATGATAGGTTACGTATCTCAGGAAACCATTCTGCTCCATGACACTATTCTGAACAATATTCTTGTCGGTGCGCCTGATCTGGCTTATGCCGATGCGGAACGGGCACTACGCCAGGCGGGTGCCTGGGATTTCGTCAACGCTCTCCCGGAAGGCTTGCAGACCGTGGTGGGTGAACGCGGAGGACTTCTGTCAGGCGGGCAACGTCAGCGCATAGCAATTGCCAGAGCGCTCGCCCATCAGCCGCTTTTCCTGCTCCTGGATGAGCCAACCAGTGCCCTCGATCCAGATAGTGAACGGATAATTTGTGAAACGCTACAGAGGCTGGCACAGAATTTCACCATCATCGCAGTATCTCATCAGCCTGCGGTGGTCAATGCTGCCAACATCGTCTATGCCCTCTCAAAAGGCAAAGCCGAACGCTTACAACGCTCTCCTGACAGCGATGATCATTCAGAATCGCTGGTAATTTTGAATGTTGTTGCTGACAACACTTAG